The genomic stretch TATTTTCTTCTATTAATGATGTTCTTGAGTATGTTGAGGAGAATGGTTATGAGGATGCACATAGGGCTGAAGCTCTGGATGTGCAAGAAATTCTAAATCATTTTGAATTTATCTTTGTGTTGCATATTATCAGGAAATTCTTGGGAATTACACATGATCTCTCTCAAGTTCTACAAAAGAATGATCAAGACATTGTTAATGCTATGAATCTTGTCAAAGTAGCAAAAACACGTTTACAAGTAATGAAGGAAAAAGGTCGGGAGATTTTGCTTACTAAAGTTACAAAGTTTTGTAGAACAAATGAGATTGATGTGCTTGATATGGAAGATGAGTGTGTAGTTAGAGGAAGAGGAAGGCgtaaaattgagaaaataaaaaatctccaCCATTATCGAGTTGAGTTGTTTTGTTCAGTCACTAATATGCAAGCTCAAGAGTTGAATCACTGTTTTAATGAAGTCAACACAGATTTACTTCTGTGTATGACATGTTTTGATCCTAGAGACTCATTTTCTGCATTTGATTCAGAGAAGCTGCTTCGACTTGCCAAGTATTATCCATCTGAATTTTCTGAAGTTACTTTGTATGAGCTTGAAAGTCAGCTTgataactttattttttatgtgcGCACAGATGAAAGGTTTTCAAAAGTATCGGGAATTGCATTGCTCAGAATATGGTTTCTACAAGGAAACATGAGAATTTTCCGTTGGTTTATTTGTTAATTAAACTGTCATTGCTCTTACCCGTTGCCACTGCTTCAGTAGAAAGAGCTTTTTCAGCAATGAAGCTCGTTAAGACTTCtctacggaatcgtatgggagACCAGCTATTGAATGATTGCTTAGTTCCTTATATTGAGAATGATGTATTTGTTAATGTAACTAATGAAGCTATTATGCAGCGGTTTCAGAAGATGAAAAATAGAAGAGGAGTGTTATAACATCATTGTATGGAACTATGTGTTTACAacagtatatttatattatttaatattatttatgtttcattttattatttgaaatttttatttagaCCCCACAACCGTAAAATTCTGGCTTCGTCACTGACTCCCATCGCTCAAAGTAAAGACTCCTTAAATCAACAGAGCACCTGCACGCAAAGGTCGCTTAACAACGGGAATCAGACGCAAATGGTGTTTCCTATTAACCGTGGCGCCAATGCCCTCTGTCATATCCAATTCTTCATGGTTCATCCCATTTGGCATTTTCCAATCAAAATGATAGAGGAGCATCGCAAGCGGAAGCTCCACGTTGGCCAACCCGAACAACATGCCGGGACATATTCTCCTCCCCGCGCCAAATGGTACGTATTCAAGATTGCTCCCATTGAAATCATGCTCGCTTCCCTCAAACCTCTCTGGAATAAACTTCTCTGCATCGTTCCAATACTCAGGGTCTCTTCCTAGTCCCCATCCATTCACCATCACTCTGGTTCCTGCTGGGATTTCGTaaccattaatttcacatcTTTGGGAACTCATTCTCGGTACTAGAAGCGGCAACGCAGGGCGCAATCTCAAAGTCTCTTTGATGATTAATTTGAGGTATTTTAGCTCATCTAACTTTTCTTCGTCAATGTATCCCTTGTCATCGAAAACCTTTCTTACTTCTTGTTGTGCCTTGTTGAGTGTGGTAGGGTTTCTTATCATCTCCGACATTGCCCATTCTAACGTAGCGGTTGACGTGTCCGTTCCCCCTAGGAACATATCCTTACATGGAAAAGATGttggaaaaaatgaaataagtgtATGCAAATGGAGAACTAGAACAATTATGTAAGGCTTATCAATAATTCTACTTGTCATCAattgttttaaaatgaaatcaatGAACTTTTAACATGGTATCAATAAGATTTCCGAATATGCCTTAAacaaaataaagcaatttaTCTAGATTACAAATAGACTGGGCCAATCCAAGCCCACAACATAAGGGGGTTGGGCTGGGTTGGGATTTTGTTATAAATCTGGACTTAGCCCAGTCCCACTTGGTAAGTGGTTTTGGATCTATAccgaaaattatttttattatatattataaattaatacttcccctgtcccactttaggagtcccgatttaccatttttgggtgtTCCACTTTAGAAGTCCTGGttgaaatatttcataaatggtattaggccctatattccactaacattttttcactcacattttattataaaactaatataaaaaagtaggacccacgttacactatcttttttcaccaactttcttttacatttcttaaaatccgtgttgaACTCAACTGGGACTTCtaaagtgggatggagggagtagtatttaggataaacacacaaaaatttattaaattcatagtaaaaataattaaaatatagaatTAATAGGCGTGGGTTTAACTGGGCTGATCTTGGGCCTGGGCTGCCTGCCTTTAAAAATGACCCAGTTGAAGCTCATTCCAATGAATCTAGATCATACCTGCTTCGTTTCACTGGTAGGCTGATACTGGGTTTGGGCCGTGCTAGGCCAGTTGTCAGCCGTCCCAGTTGACAAATAACTTTGAtacatggagtataattttaaattgggatattggcacctaatatcgtggaactttcaaaaagttagatttttcccatgaactttaCCTCAAGTTTGTTATTCTCCACTAATGAAAAAATtctggcaaataatatcataatatggatttttttcgtaatttttCGGCAATAACTTCGAGAGTTTCaagattttcaatctttgagaatagtttttcttgaagcacacccttcaaatttgttcttcaatttaTTAATATAGTCAGAATTTTTTCACtgatgggaaataacaaactcgggataaagttcgtgatattattcatcaatttcaaagttcgtgagaaaaaatccaacttttttaaagtttcatgatattaggtgtcaatatccCATTTAAATTTATGCatctttaatttaaaaatcgaaaaaacAACATACCAGGAGCACTGCTTTGATGTTGTCGGTAGTTATAGTCCCATCTTTTTCAAACTTGAGAAGGATATCTAAGAAACCTTCAAACTTGGCATCATCATCGGCGTCATCAGAGTTGGCTGCTGCTCTATGGTTCTCGATGATGCCGTTCAGCACCTCATCCGACTTGCGACGGAGCCGTCGGATCTTGATCCATGCTCCACTGATCAACGGCAGCAATTTAATGGAAGGATAAAGATCCACCATCATGAATCCCGAAGCTAACTTCAAGTATTCCACAACTATTGAAACCATCGCCTCGCGCTCTCCGGTTTTCGCCTTCACGGCCGCCCTCGAAGTGATATCGTACATCGCCAAGTAAAGCCTCTCCGACAGATCAATCGGCGATCCATCGCGGGAAGCGATCCATTCGCACATGTTCGTGCTCTCCTCCTCTCTTATGCTGCGGAAGGACTGCACGCGCTTCGCGCTCAGAAGCTCGGCGCTGCAGATCTTCCGCAGCTGGCGCCAGTAGGCGCCGTAGGGGGAGCTCCCGACGCCGGTGCTGCTGTAGGAGAGCTCCTCCGACACCAGCAGCGTGGGGCGGTTGGCGAAGTTGGCGTCGTGAGTTCTCATCACTTGCTTCGCGAAGTCGACGGAGGAGACGATGAGGAAGTGGAGCTCGCCGAGCTGGAGGTGCATCAGGGGGCCGTGTTTGGCAGCGAGGGAACGGAAGAGGCGGTGGGCGCTGGAGGAGGCGCGCAGCATGAGGTGGAGGTTGCCGATGAGAGGGAGGGGTTTGGGGCCGGGGATGTGTGAGTAACTCTTTGCTGATTTTGAGATTGTTTGAGATTTGAGAAAtatgaagaggaagaggaagaggagaaAGGGGATTAGAGGTATGAGTGTTGATGGGATGTTAAACTCCATAGTTGTGTGTTTAAATTTCTCGTGTTTGAGTTGAAGTAGTTGTTATGATATATAGAAAATTTAAGCTGTCAATTTGTTAATATCGGCCAAAGATTTAAGAGTGTCCACATAAGGGTATCCACACTGgtgatagcccagcaatagctcagccatagcccagccacaaactcctcctgccacatcatcaatactaaaaatcctcctgccacatcagaaatagcccagtcatagcctagccatatcataaatagcccagccacatcaatagccacatcactaataacacaatatacggaatttaatttacgagacatatacgggaaacattaataatactattttaatttttaaaaaagtacaataaattaaaaaggtacaataaattttaaaaagtactaaaattttaaaaaagtacattaataataaaaattacattaaaaaaaagtacattacttaaaaaaaatcactcggtGGCTCCCTCGATTCCGTCGTATATATAGTGTctcgaaaatttttaaaaaaaaatcactcggtGGCTCCCTCGTTGTTTagatccatttctcggtgttgatcttgtatagaaattaagatagagagagtactcgttaatacaagtggtgcgaatgaaaatgaagtgcaaatcgcgtatatatagtgtctcgaaaatttaaaaaaaaaaacaaaaaaaccgctgggcgatcccgacgctgcaatggcgccgagcggatcgcccagcgcccgtcgaccgcctagcgctaggcg from Salvia splendens isolate huo1 chromosome 15, SspV2, whole genome shotgun sequence encodes the following:
- the LOC121768303 gene encoding desmethyl-deoxy-podophyllotoxin synthase-like: MEFNIPSTLIPLIPFLLFLFLFIFLKSQTISKSAKSYSHIPGPKPLPLIGNLHLMLRASSSAHRLFRSLAAKHGPLMHLQLGELHFLIVSSVDFAKQVMRTHDANFANRPTLLVSEELSYSSTGVGSSPYGAYWRQLRKICSAELLSAKRVQSFRSIREEESTNMCEWIASRDGSPIDLSERLYLAMYDITSRAAVKAKTGEREAMVSIVVEYLKLASGFMMVDLYPSIKLLPLISGAWIKIRRLRRKSDEVLNGIIENHRAAANSDDADDDAKFEGFLDILLKFEKDGTITTDNIKAVLLDMFLGGTDTSTATLEWAMSEMIRNPTTLNKAQQEVRKVFDDKGYIDEEKLDELKYLKLIIKETLRLRPALPLLVPRMSSQRCEINGYEIPAGTRVMVNGWGLGRDPEYWNDAEKFIPERFEGSEHDFNGSNLEYVPFGAGRRICPGMLFGLANVELPLAMLLYHFDWKMPNGMNHEELDMTEGIGATVNRKHHLRLIPVVKRPLRAGALLI